In the Ruminococcus sp. OA3 genome, one interval contains:
- a CDS encoding Sir2 silent information regulator family NAD-dependent deacetylase produces MTDIELLKGQLERADAIVIGGGAGLSASAGFTYSGERFERYFKDFAGKYHFKDMYSGGFYPYDTLEEYWAYWSRYIYINRYQEAPEPVYDRLLELVKDKDYFVLTTNVDHQFQKAGFEKKRLFYTQGDYGLWQCSGPCHQKTYDNEDTVHQMVAQQKDMRIPSRLIPYCPVCGKPMNMNLRADSTFVEDEGWHDAGERYNRFLEAHKNLRVLFWELGSGYNTPGIIKYSFWQMVYQWKTAAYVCINQGEAFVPGDIKEKSVCINDDIGRVLFSL; encoded by the coding sequence ATGACAGACATAGAGCTTTTAAAGGGGCAGCTTGAGCGGGCAGACGCTATTGTTATCGGCGGTGGAGCTGGTCTTTCCGCTTCCGCCGGTTTTACATATTCGGGTGAGCGCTTCGAGCGGTATTTTAAGGACTTTGCAGGTAAATATCATTTTAAGGACATGTATTCCGGAGGATTTTATCCGTATGATACACTGGAAGAATACTGGGCGTACTGGAGCCGTTATATTTATATCAATCGTTATCAGGAGGCGCCAGAACCGGTGTATGACAGGCTGCTGGAACTGGTAAAAGATAAAGACTATTTTGTTCTGACCACCAATGTGGATCATCAGTTTCAGAAAGCCGGGTTTGAAAAAAAGAGGTTGTTCTATACACAGGGTGACTATGGTCTCTGGCAGTGTTCCGGACCATGCCATCAAAAAACTTATGACAATGAAGACACCGTGCATCAGATGGTGGCACAGCAAAAAGATATGAGGATACCTTCCAGGCTTATCCCTTACTGTCCTGTATGCGGCAAACCGATGAATATGAATCTGAGGGCGGACAGTACATTTGTGGAAGATGAAGGATGGCATGACGCCGGGGAACGGTATAACCGTTTTTTGGAAGCCCACAAAAACCTCAGGGTACTGTTCTGGGAGCTGGGCAGCGGTTATAACACTCCGGGTATTATAAAATACAGTTTCTGGCAAATGGTTTATCAGTGGAAAACAGCCGCATATGTCTGCATCAATCAGGGAGAGGCATTTGTCCCCGGGGATATAAAGGAGAAATCTGTCTGTATCAATGATGACATTGGAAGAGTGCTGTTCAGTCTTTGA
- a CDS encoding phosphatase PAP2 family protein produces MKQKIRGYFITAGILLLSFFALMLLLLTVDVQPSGPMQSYVGLATVNEFVFKLLGVNLLWYSITDWLGIAAICVAFGFAVLGVFQMIKRRSFRGVDKDILVLGGFYIAVIAVYLLFEICIVNYRPITLGEGPEASFPSSHTMIILCIMTTAIIQFRKRIRGKAARTAAESMSVIIIIVTVIGRFISGVHWFTDIIGGMLLGFSLNMFYLGIIKWIEFKNKKHN; encoded by the coding sequence ATGAAACAGAAAATTCGAGGTTACTTTATTACTGCGGGGATATTATTGTTATCGTTCTTCGCATTGATGTTGCTGCTGCTCACCGTTGATGTTCAGCCATCGGGTCCCATGCAGTCATATGTGGGACTTGCCACGGTGAATGAATTTGTTTTTAAACTGCTGGGGGTAAATCTGCTATGGTACAGTATCACAGACTGGCTGGGCATTGCTGCCATTTGTGTCGCGTTTGGTTTTGCCGTATTGGGCGTGTTTCAAATGATAAAAAGAAGAAGCTTCAGAGGCGTGGATAAAGATATTCTTGTTTTAGGGGGCTTCTATATTGCCGTGATCGCAGTATACCTCTTATTTGAGATCTGCATTGTTAACTACAGGCCGATTACTCTGGGTGAGGGGCCGGAGGCATCATTTCCCTCCTCTCATACCATGATTATACTGTGTATCATGACTACAGCAATTATACAGTTTCGAAAAAGGATACGGGGCAAGGCAGCCAGAACAGCAGCGGAGTCAATGTCCGTGATTATCATCATTGTCACTGTCATCGGACGATTTATTTCGGGGGTTCACTGGTTTACGGATATTATAGGTGGCATGCTGCTGGGGTTTTCACTGAATATGTTTTATCTGGGGATTATAAAATGGATCGAGTTTAAGAACAAAAAACATAATTAA
- a CDS encoding helix-turn-helix transcriptional regulator, with protein MEFNEKLQQLRKQKNLTQEELAEQLFVSRTAISKWESGRGYPSIESLKAVSGFFDVSVDDLLSGEELVSLAETDKKEKMGNTCDLVFGILDVMSALMFIIPFFGQAENGMIRMVSLLRLTEMPDYMKTTYTVIVVLVAAFGIAELALQNVRHRIWIKGKRSVSLSLGIFGTMGFIASRQPYAASYFLCMLVLKGILTRRQR; from the coding sequence ATGGAATTTAATGAAAAATTACAGCAGCTGCGAAAACAAAAAAATCTGACACAGGAAGAGCTTGCAGAACAACTCTTTGTTTCACGTACGGCGATTTCAAAGTGGGAGTCAGGGAGAGGATATCCGAGTATTGAATCTCTGAAAGCTGTTTCCGGATTTTTTGATGTGTCAGTTGACGATCTGCTGTCTGGCGAAGAACTGGTCTCACTTGCCGAGACAGATAAGAAAGAGAAGATGGGAAACACGTGTGACCTGGTGTTCGGGATACTGGATGTTATGTCGGCACTGATGTTTATCATTCCATTCTTTGGACAGGCGGAAAACGGTATGATACGTATGGTATCGCTGCTCAGACTTACGGAGATGCCGGATTATATGAAAACAACCTATACGGTGATCGTGGTTCTGGTGGCTGCGTTCGGTATCGCGGAGCTTGCGCTGCAGAATGTCCGGCATCGGATATGGATAAAGGGTAAAAGGAGTGTCTCACTGTCTCTTGGCATATTTGGAACGATGGGATTCATTGCAAGCCGCCAGCCGTATGCGGCATCATACTTTCTCTGCATGCTTGTTTTAAAAGGAATTCTCACTCGCAGACAGCGATGA
- the rsmH gene encoding 16S rRNA (cytosine(1402)-N(4))-methyltransferase RsmH — MDNQENRHQRRVRYKGTHPRTYQEKYKELQPEKYPETVEHVIQKGSTPVGMHISICVNEILKFLQIKPGQTGLDVTLGYGGHTLEMLKCLQSNGHIYALDVDAVESARTRERLADLGYGDDILTIRHLNFADIDQVASEAGPFDFVLADLGVSSMQIDNPDRGFSYKQEGPLDLRLDSQRGISAAERLKNISREELQGMLIENADEPYAEEISRAVVSARKKGMDISTTTQLRQIIEHTLGSLKADDRKETAKKSCQRTFQALRIDVNSEYEVLYEFLEKLPYALAKGGRVAILTFHSGEDRIVKKSFKQMQRAGIYSEVADEVIRPSAEECLRNPRARSTKMRWAIKA; from the coding sequence ATGGATAACCAGGAAAACAGGCATCAGCGGAGGGTCCGTTATAAAGGTACACATCCCCGGACATATCAGGAGAAATATAAAGAACTTCAGCCGGAGAAATACCCGGAGACTGTGGAACACGTGATACAAAAAGGCAGCACCCCGGTCGGCATGCACATTTCCATATGTGTCAATGAAATATTAAAGTTTCTTCAGATCAAGCCGGGACAGACCGGGTTGGATGTGACATTGGGATATGGCGGGCATACGCTGGAAATGCTGAAATGCCTGCAGTCAAACGGCCACATTTATGCCCTGGATGTGGATGCTGTTGAATCGGCCAGGACCAGGGAGCGGCTTGCGGACCTGGGGTACGGGGATGATATCCTGACGATCAGGCATTTGAACTTTGCGGATATTGATCAGGTGGCGTCTGAAGCGGGACCTTTTGACTTTGTGCTGGCAGATCTGGGGGTATCGTCCATGCAGATTGATAATCCGGACAGGGGATTTTCCTATAAACAGGAAGGTCCGCTGGATCTGAGACTGGATTCGCAGCGGGGAATATCGGCTGCAGAGCGTTTGAAAAATATTTCGAGGGAAGAGCTGCAGGGAATGCTGATCGAAAATGCAGATGAACCGTATGCCGAAGAAATTTCAAGAGCTGTGGTCTCGGCCAGGAAAAAGGGCATGGATATTTCCACAACGACACAGCTGAGACAGATCATTGAACATACGCTTGGCTCTCTTAAGGCTGACGACAGGAAAGAGACCGCGAAAAAATCATGTCAGAGGACATTTCAGGCGCTTCGCATTGATGTCAACAGTGAATATGAAGTGTTATATGAATTTCTCGAAAAGCTGCCGTATGCTCTGGCGAAGGGCGGGCGTGTGGCCATACTGACCTTCCATTCGGGGGAAGACCGGATTGTGAAAAAATCTTTCAAACAGATGCAGCGTGCGGGAATCTACAGCGAAGTTGCAGATGAGGTGATCCGTCCGTCCGCGGAGGAATGCCTTCGGAACCCCCGTGCGCGTTCGACAAAGATGAGGTGGGCGATCAAAGCGTAA
- a CDS encoding MarR family transcriptional regulator, with the protein MKTEKISEKFVRNLLEVMPNWHSKLVRPFRETLNKEMSLETYYCLETLKTCGLSTMTELAQHMKVPKQQMTKLIDKLCSHGFAERMPNPDDRRVIWIRLTPKAMAYLDEYYLKNRVFLQTLEEQLTEEQLRKLNDAVEVLGEILPVLK; encoded by the coding sequence ATGAAAACAGAAAAAATCTCGGAAAAATTCGTCCGGAACCTGTTGGAGGTAATGCCGAACTGGCATTCCAAGCTGGTAAGGCCGTTTAGAGAGACGCTGAATAAAGAGATGAGTCTCGAGACATATTACTGTCTGGAAACTTTGAAAACGTGCGGGCTGTCGACTATGACGGAGCTGGCACAGCACATGAAGGTACCGAAACAGCAGATGACAAAACTGATCGATAAGCTTTGCAGTCATGGGTTTGCAGAGCGCATGCCGAATCCGGATGACAGGAGGGTGATCTGGATACGTCTGACTCCGAAAGCAATGGCATATCTGGATGAGTATTATCTCAAAAACAGAGTATTTCTTCAGACTCTGGAAGAACAGCTGACGGAAGAACAGCTTCGAAAACTGAATGATGCGGTTGAAGTTCTGGGGGAAATACTGCCGGTACTGAAATAG
- a CDS encoding endonuclease VIII codes for MLEIPESLMIAKQLNDTVMGKKIIEVESEHTKHGFAWYTKTPQEYRHIMEGKTVGEACGIGSMVEMMLDEYRFVAGDGTNFRFYPAGVKLPEKYQMRITFEDGSSLLCTVQMYGTMSLFQPETYDNFYYHTAKEKPMPCTDAFDPAYFRSLRDEGGENISMKAFLATNQRIPGLGNGVLQDILLEAGLHPKQKIGRLRNSDWIRVYEAVTGVLQKMITGGGRDTERNIFGESGGYITKLSKKTVGKPCPYCGNTIQKMTYLGGTVYFCPACQKIR; via the coding sequence ATGCTGGAAATACCGGAGAGTTTAATGATTGCAAAACAACTGAATGATACCGTGATGGGGAAAAAGATCATAGAAGTTGAGAGTGAACATACAAAACATGGTTTTGCATGGTACACGAAGACACCGCAGGAATACCGACATATAATGGAAGGAAAAACGGTGGGGGAAGCCTGTGGAATCGGCAGCATGGTGGAGATGATGCTGGATGAATACCGGTTTGTGGCGGGGGATGGAACCAATTTCAGATTCTATCCGGCAGGAGTAAAACTGCCCGAGAAGTATCAGATGCGGATTACCTTTGAAGATGGCAGCTCACTGCTTTGTACGGTACAGATGTATGGGACCATGTCATTGTTTCAGCCGGAGACGTATGACAATTTTTATTATCACACAGCGAAAGAAAAACCGATGCCGTGTACTGATGCGTTTGATCCTGCATATTTTCGTTCGCTCCGTGATGAGGGGGGCGAAAACATTTCGATGAAAGCTTTTCTTGCAACCAATCAGAGAATACCGGGGCTGGGCAACGGAGTGCTTCAGGATATCCTGCTGGAAGCCGGGCTGCACCCGAAGCAGAAAATCGGCAGGCTTCGCAACTCCGACTGGATACGTGTATATGAGGCTGTCACCGGAGTGCTGCAGAAGATGATCACAGGCGGAGGGCGGGATACAGAGAGGAATATTTTCGGAGAAAGCGGAGGATACATTACGAAACTGAGTAAGAAAACGGTCGGAAAACCGTGTCCGTACTGTGGAAATACAATACAGAAAATGACTTATCTGGGTGGTACGGTTTATTTCTGTCCTGCGTGTCAGAAGATACGATAA
- a CDS encoding DMT family transporter, whose translation MTPQLKNIMAMSAFGTLAIFVRNIALSSMETAFWRGVIALAVLWLIRKFFYRRTSVVVTASKRGLLFLSGMAAGINWALLFMAYEHTSVAVATLAYYFAPVIVIVLAPILFKEKMTLFQLACFAMATLGLVLVIGAGGLGSDGDFPGILFGLGAAAFYASVVLINKTVKDVGGLDRTFIQFEGAVALLLVILLFQGGFHIQNTSSTSIVNLLIVGILHTGLCYWLYFSSIKDMPGQQTAILSYIDPFVAILVSVFIFREAIRPAQAVGAVLILGFTCLHEIGKGRQGVRIREKRV comes from the coding sequence GTGACGCCACAACTGAAAAATATCATGGCGATGTCAGCATTTGGAACACTTGCCATTTTTGTCCGCAATATAGCGCTCAGTTCGATGGAGACGGCTTTCTGGCGTGGCGTCATAGCTCTGGCGGTATTGTGGCTGATCAGAAAATTTTTTTACAGGAGGACGTCCGTTGTCGTCACGGCAAGTAAAAGAGGCCTCCTGTTTCTCTCCGGTATGGCAGCAGGGATTAACTGGGCGCTGCTTTTTATGGCATATGAACATACCAGTGTGGCGGTTGCCACACTCGCCTATTATTTTGCTCCGGTAATCGTTATTGTCCTGGCACCGATTCTGTTTAAAGAGAAAATGACACTGTTTCAGCTGGCATGTTTTGCAATGGCGACGCTGGGACTTGTTTTGGTGATCGGTGCCGGTGGTTTAGGGTCAGATGGGGATTTCCCCGGGATTCTCTTTGGACTTGGAGCAGCGGCATTCTATGCGAGTGTGGTATTGATAAATAAAACAGTAAAGGACGTCGGCGGTCTGGACCGCACCTTTATTCAGTTTGAGGGAGCTGTTGCGCTGCTGCTTGTCATTTTGCTGTTTCAGGGGGGATTTCATATTCAAAACACATCCAGCACAAGCATCGTAAACCTGCTGATTGTTGGTATACTGCACACAGGACTTTGTTACTGGCTGTATTTTTCTTCTATTAAAGACATGCCGGGACAGCAGACCGCGATCCTGAGTTATATTGATCCTTTCGTTGCGATACTTGTGTCTGTATTTATCTTCAGAGAAGCTATAAGGCCTGCGCAGGCGGTTGGGGCTGTGTTGATTTTGGGCTTTACATGTCTCCATGAGATCGGGAAAGGGCGGCAGGGAGTTAGAATACGCGAGAAACGTGTATGA
- the epsC gene encoding serine O-acetyltransferase EpsC, giving the protein MKNIVSNEILKTARKLGLNYQEQKLFDVAIGERLPSRDVINSIVDELRDISFPGFFSKENMGYVTKENFAGNKLSLIYDKLFRQIKVALSYGNREKPYEEIKKEAEDKCLAFIRKMAEIQEMLIQDVEAGFNGDPAAKSREEIIFSYPGLYAIFVYRYAHVLYELEVPFVPRIMTEYAHSQTGIDINPGARIGKSFFIDHGTGIVIGETTSIGDNVKIYQGVTLGALSTRKGQQLSGVKRHPTIEDNVVIYANTTVLGGETVVGANSVIAGNTFITASIPPDTKVASTMPELEIKHSKKM; this is encoded by the coding sequence ATGAAAAATATAGTTAGCAATGAAATATTAAAGACAGCGCGGAAACTGGGTCTCAATTACCAGGAGCAGAAATTATTTGATGTGGCGATCGGAGAGAGACTGCCAAGCCGTGATGTGATAAATTCAATTGTCGATGAGCTGAGAGATATATCATTTCCCGGATTTTTCAGTAAAGAAAATATGGGGTATGTGACAAAAGAAAATTTTGCAGGCAATAAACTTTCACTGATTTACGATAAACTGTTTCGCCAGATCAAGGTAGCGTTATCCTATGGAAACCGTGAAAAGCCGTACGAGGAAATAAAAAAAGAAGCGGAAGACAAGTGTCTCGCATTCATCCGAAAAATGGCAGAAATCCAGGAAATGCTGATTCAGGATGTGGAAGCAGGATTTAATGGTGATCCGGCAGCAAAGAGCCGGGAAGAGATCATATTCTCCTATCCGGGTCTGTATGCGATTTTTGTATATCGTTATGCGCATGTGCTCTATGAGCTGGAGGTACCTTTTGTACCGAGGATCATGACGGAATATGCTCACAGCCAGACCGGAATTGATATCAATCCGGGGGCACGGATCGGAAAAAGTTTTTTCATAGATCATGGTACGGGTATCGTAATCGGAGAGACGACGTCGATCGGGGACAACGTGAAGATATACCAGGGAGTTACACTGGGAGCTCTGTCAACCAGAAAGGGGCAGCAGCTGTCCGGTGTAAAGCGCCATCCGACCATTGAGGATAATGTTGTCATCTATGCGAACACGACGGTGCTGGGAGGTGAAACCGTAGTGGGAGCGAACTCTGTGATTGCCGGAAATACGTTTATCACAGCGTCCATTCCGCCGGATACGAAGGTTGCATCGACGATGCCTGAACTGGAAATAAAACACAGTAAAAAGATGTGA
- a CDS encoding helix-turn-helix domain-containing protein, with protein MNPTKKIPDCPVEMTLQLIGDKWKVLIIRDLMTGTKRFNELMRSVTGITQKVLTSHLRSMEASGLLTRKVYPEVPPKVEYTLTKTGYSLKPILDSMVAWGTNYKNSLE; from the coding sequence ATGAATCCGACAAAAAAAATCCCGGACTGTCCGGTGGAAATGACGTTACAGCTGATCGGTGATAAGTGGAAAGTACTTATCATCCGCGATCTTATGACAGGAACAAAACGCTTTAATGAACTGATGCGCTCCGTAACAGGGATCACACAGAAAGTTCTGACCAGCCATCTTCGCAGCATGGAGGCAAGCGGTCTGCTCACCCGGAAAGTGTATCCTGAGGTTCCCCCAAAAGTAGAATACACACTCACAAAAACCGGATACAGCCTGAAACCAATCCTCGACTCCATGGTCGCCTGGGGAACAAACTATAAAAACAGTCTTGAATGA
- a CDS encoding CatA-like O-acetyltransferase, with the protein MQQSYQVIDRNGWKRDMHCRIFENSVEPQYCISFELDITEFLRGCRALEYSFTLAMIYAVTECASETEEFRYRFLDGKVVLYNRIHTSFTYLEKDEELFKVVNVPMQDSMEAYIEAARKAAEAQKEYFTGPLGNDVYSFSPLPWIFYTHISHTNAGRQGNAVPLFDWGKYLQRDEKTILPFSVQVHHSFVDGVHVGKFAERLQNYLDTYFLLYYNEKNNRR; encoded by the coding sequence ATGCAGCAAAGTTATCAGGTAATAGACCGAAACGGGTGGAAACGTGATATGCACTGCCGTATTTTTGAAAACAGCGTGGAACCTCAGTACTGTATCAGTTTTGAACTGGACATTACAGAGTTTCTGCGGGGGTGCCGGGCACTGGAGTATTCATTTACACTTGCCATGATCTATGCAGTGACCGAATGTGCGAGTGAAACGGAAGAATTTCGTTATCGCTTCCTGGATGGGAAGGTTGTACTGTATAACCGGATCCACACATCGTTTACGTATCTGGAAAAAGATGAAGAACTGTTTAAAGTTGTCAATGTCCCCATGCAGGACAGCATGGAGGCATATATAGAGGCGGCGCGAAAAGCTGCGGAGGCACAAAAAGAGTATTTTACCGGTCCATTGGGAAACGATGTCTATTCTTTTTCTCCGCTTCCCTGGATTTTCTATACTCATATTTCACATACCAATGCCGGGCGTCAGGGAAACGCAGTACCGCTGTTTGACTGGGGCAAATACCTTCAGCGGGATGAGAAAACCATACTGCCCTTTTCCGTTCAGGTCCACCATTCATTTGTGGACGGAGTTCATGTTGGTAAGTTTGCAGAAAGGCTTCAGAATTATCTGGATACTTATTTTCTTTTGTATTATAATGAAAAGAATAATCGACGGTAA
- a CDS encoding FUSC family protein, with product MSNNRIKIPDKIKRNFRSNTLNFIFVISYVNIFQFIFGAENSIVGVIFAIMMSASMIRDLTATPLRHLVVQALVMVWMALAACLVTVLTAPLAFMINFITLLMILYSFTFEYSSHMYFPYILSYLFLIFISPVSPQHLPKRLLGMLAGALSIILYQWFMGRKRVAETAKDMLSEMIDCIVQYISFRLKETGKIPDPADIHKKLSRLSQAVYDRRKKVLCISDASFSMIDAGRGLEHLLILMKELPDTSPVQTRAILLTIADYLELFRRFLQQEITELPSCKYSDFLAACDETTAGLFYHAVDDTRDRLLHMSDPQNKVRYRKTATSFKIRIQAAIDLSPVRAVYALRTAFLLSSATLLVHLLSLPHGRWLLFTLASVSLPYADDVSVKMKKRIAATVIGGLVSVLIYSLVPSPAGRTAVMMLSGYVSFYFDDYTETFACSTVGALGGAVFLNAVGFPAVGSVFIIRLGYILAGAAVAYTVNCLLFPYRRTMATRHLWKKYKHITTLLTETCLSDQVDTQLYYNLVIQAYLLETKLTQNAHLDEWSEFPSVLKSCQEQVFKAHRKFITARTDAPVFNPGHLS from the coding sequence ATGAGCAATAATAGAATCAAAATACCGGATAAAATCAAACGTAATTTTCGTTCCAATACCTTAAATTTTATATTCGTAATATCTTATGTAAACATTTTTCAATTTATTTTCGGCGCAGAGAATTCTATCGTGGGGGTCATCTTTGCGATCATGATGTCTGCCTCCATGATCCGTGACCTGACTGCCACACCACTCCGTCATCTGGTCGTTCAGGCACTTGTAATGGTCTGGATGGCACTCGCAGCCTGTCTGGTGACCGTACTGACAGCCCCATTGGCATTTATGATCAATTTTATCACCCTGCTCATGATACTTTATTCATTTACCTTTGAGTACTCAAGCCACATGTATTTTCCATATATTTTATCCTATTTATTTCTTATATTCATCTCCCCGGTAAGCCCGCAGCACCTTCCAAAGCGGTTGCTGGGCATGCTTGCCGGCGCCTTGTCTATTATTCTGTATCAATGGTTTATGGGACGAAAACGTGTAGCTGAGACAGCAAAAGATATGCTGAGTGAAATGATCGACTGTATTGTCCAGTATATTTCTTTCCGTCTGAAAGAAACCGGCAAAATACCGGATCCCGCTGACATACATAAAAAACTAAGCCGTTTGAGTCAGGCCGTATACGATCGCAGAAAAAAGGTTCTCTGCATCTCAGATGCCAGTTTTTCAATGATCGATGCCGGACGGGGGCTGGAACATCTGCTGATTCTCATGAAAGAACTTCCAGACACTTCGCCCGTTCAGACCAGAGCAATCCTCCTCACGATCGCTGACTATCTGGAATTGTTTCGTCGTTTTCTGCAGCAGGAAATCACCGAACTTCCTTCCTGCAAATACTCAGATTTTCTGGCCGCCTGCGATGAAACGACCGCCGGACTGTTCTACCATGCTGTCGATGATACCCGCGACAGGCTGCTGCACATGTCAGATCCGCAGAACAAAGTTCGATACCGCAAAACAGCCACCTCCTTCAAAATTCGTATACAGGCAGCGATCGATCTCAGTCCGGTACGTGCCGTCTATGCCCTCCGTACGGCATTCCTGTTATCCAGTGCCACACTGCTTGTGCATCTGTTGTCCCTGCCTCACGGAAGATGGCTGTTATTTACCCTGGCATCTGTGTCACTCCCCTATGCAGATGATGTCTCTGTGAAAATGAAAAAACGTATCGCTGCCACAGTGATTGGAGGACTGGTTTCTGTTCTGATCTATTCTCTGGTTCCATCACCTGCCGGAAGGACTGCTGTCATGATGTTATCCGGATATGTATCATTTTATTTTGATGATTACACAGAAACTTTCGCGTGCTCGACTGTCGGTGCCTTAGGCGGCGCTGTATTTCTGAACGCTGTCGGTTTTCCTGCTGTCGGCAGCGTGTTTATCATCCGCCTGGGTTACATACTTGCAGGAGCCGCTGTGGCATACACTGTAAACTGTCTGCTGTTTCCCTACAGGCGAACTATGGCAACAAGACATCTCTGGAAAAAATACAAACATATCACAACTCTTCTTACAGAAACGTGCCTTTCAGATCAGGTGGACACCCAACTTTATTACAACCTCGTAATTCAGGCTTATCTTCTGGAAACCAAACTGACGCAGAATGCTCATTTAGATGAATGGTCTGAATTCCCCTCTGTTTTGAAAAGCTGCCAGGAACAGGTATTCAAAGCACACAGAAAGTTTATCACAGCGCGAACAGATGCACCGGTATTTAATCCGGGCCATTTGTCCTGA
- a CDS encoding FadR/GntR family transcriptional regulator produces MNDRLSDRVADDILTMITIEKRFLPGEKLPNENKMSEELGISRTTLREAIRILAANGVVEILRGRGTYVRNDLVLDKKCGLSTLGGIKTDIRDLYEMRLIVEPEAAFLAAQRAGEEEIRHIALLGKEIERAVSENRDRTEVERGFHKAIAKATHNEFMNKLMPVIYQAIDQGVRLSVQNQKVVSDTLQDHRLITEFLLAGNSEGARYAMKIHLLHAMQELEIK; encoded by the coding sequence ATGAATGACAGGTTGTCGGACAGAGTGGCAGATGACATTTTGACCATGATCACAATAGAAAAAAGGTTTTTGCCAGGAGAAAAACTTCCGAATGAAAACAAGATGTCGGAGGAACTGGGAATCAGCAGAACGACTCTGAGAGAGGCGATCCGGATCCTCGCGGCAAATGGAGTTGTGGAGATATTAAGAGGCAGGGGGACCTATGTAAGGAATGATTTAGTGCTGGATAAAAAATGCGGGCTTTCCACGCTGGGCGGTATAAAAACGGATATCCGGGATCTGTACGAGATGCGGCTGATCGTTGAGCCGGAAGCTGCTTTTCTGGCGGCGCAGAGGGCGGGCGAGGAAGAGATCAGGCATATTGCTCTTCTGGGGAAGGAGATAGAGCGGGCTGTTTCGGAGAACAGAGACCGCACGGAGGTTGAACGCGGATTCCATAAGGCGATTGCCAAAGCGACACATAATGAATTTATGAACAAACTCATGCCGGTTATCTATCAGGCAATCGATCAGGGGGTCAGGCTCTCCGTACAGAATCAAAAGGTTGTCAGTGACACCCTTCAGGACCACAGGCTGATTACGGAATTTTTACTTGCCGGAAATTCGGAAGGAGCCAGGTATGCGATGAAAATCCACCTTCTGCATGCAATGCAGGAATTAGAAATAAAGTGA
- a CDS encoding protein-ADP-ribose hydrolase — translation MTQDGMRIYLIEELMKEMPEYRNLKIPDNTEGQKRLLCSLMNIRPPVPAAPGFLKVQDAYLSREIEQGGIVDGSLFQPVRLNSRMYLWKGDITRLRTDAIVNAANSAMLGCFLPGHTCIDNVIHTFAGVQLRLKCHEIMKAQGHEEPVGAAKITPGYNLPCRYVLHTVGPAISGPLSEQDCEQLAGCYYSCLELAAQNNIKSIAFCCISTGVFQFPQDEAARIAVNTVAGFLEQNDSVRQVIFNVFTDKDYMLYRELLERQE, via the coding sequence ATGACACAGGATGGCATGAGGATTTATCTGATTGAAGAGCTGATGAAAGAGATGCCTGAGTATCGGAATCTGAAGATTCCGGACAATACGGAGGGGCAGAAACGGCTGCTTTGTTCCCTGATGAATATAAGACCGCCGGTTCCCGCGGCACCGGGCTTTCTGAAGGTGCAGGACGCGTATCTGTCCAGGGAAATTGAGCAGGGTGGGATTGTAGACGGCAGTCTGTTTCAGCCTGTCCGTTTGAACAGCCGTATGTATCTCTGGAAGGGGGACATTACGCGCTTAAGAACTGATGCGATCGTAAATGCGGCAAACAGTGCTATGCTTGGCTGCTTTTTGCCAGGTCATACCTGCATTGACAACGTGATCCATACGTTTGCAGGGGTGCAGCTGCGGCTGAAATGCCATGAGATCATGAAAGCACAGGGACATGAGGAACCTGTCGGAGCGGCAAAGATCACACCGGGATATAATCTTCCGTGCCGTTACGTTCTGCACACGGTGGGACCTGCAATTTCCGGACCGCTTAGTGAGCAGGACTGTGAGCAGCTTGCGGGGTGCTATTATTCCTGCCTCGAACTGGCTGCTCAGAATAATATAAAATCGATTGCATTCTGCTGTATTTCAACGGGGGTGTTTCAGTTTCCGCAGGATGAGGCAGCCAGAATAGCGGTGAATACCGTAGCCGGTTTTCTGGAACAGAACGATTCTGTCAGACAGGTGATATTCAATGTGTTTACGGATAAAGATTACATGCTATATCGGGAACTATTGGAGAGACAGGAGTGA